CGGAAGAAGGTGCTTCAGGCGAACCGTCGTCCGCGCAAGGGCGGCAGTGAATAACAACCGACAGCAGATGGTTTTTTTGACGGCCGGACCCTTTGAGGTTCGGCCGTAGTTTTTTGTGGACTGAAGAAAAGTTATTCGCGGCTGGAGGGTGGTTTTTGCAGGGGTTTTTGGAAAAAGCGGGTGTTTTGATGTGGCTTTTTGGTGGTGAGGACAAGGTGTTTTGCGTGGTAGATGTGGAGTTTAAACATCCACTTTTCTGGCTTCTGAAAAAGTGACACGGTTTTGAAGTTTATTTTTGGCTTGAAGCGAGGCCGTCGCATCTTGCCAGGGTGAGAAAGAATAGGCAACTGCGTGAAAGCGGTGGGTGGAAAGGTACGAGCGGTTTGGGCGGGGCGGAGTTCGTCGGGATCCTTCGCTGCGCTCAGGATGACAGCAAAGGCCCAATGTTCAGGATGACAGCAAAGGCCCAAGGCTCAGGGTGACAGCAAATGCCCAATGCTCAGGATGACAGCAAAGGGGTCATCCGAGCTTCGCCAACGGGATGCCTGGGAATCAACGGTTAGTTGTGGCCGCCTTGTTCGGGCGGGACGTAGTCGAAGAGGCGCAGGCGCTCGCTTTCGCGTTCGAGTGAGCGTTCTCTGCCGCGCAGGAGATCTTTGAGCGAGATCTCGCCGCAGATCTGCCCGCTGGTTCGATCCACGACCGGCAATGTCTCCAGACCTTCGGTCGCCATCAGCTCTGCGGCTCCGCGGGTGGTTGCGTCGGCGTAGGAGTAAGAGACTGGGAGCCGGGTGGTTGTGGCTCCTGCGACGACGGGCGACATGACCTCGCGGACGAGGACGAGCTCAAGCGGATCGACACCGTACTCGCGGGTCAGATGGTAGCCTCGCCGGGCGAGCTTTTCGGTGAGAATCGACCGAGGCATGATGAGAGCGGTGATGAGGTAGGAGGCGATGCAGGCCGTGGCGAGAGGGAGCAGGGCAGGGAGACAGTGGGTGACCTCGAGGCTGAACAGGATGGCGGTGAGGGGAACGCCAAGTGATCCTGCGAGCATCGCTCCCATGCCGATCAGGGCCCAGAGCGCCTGAGTTTCGGCGGGGGCATGAGTCAGGTGACCGGCCAGCGCGCCGACCGCTCCTCCGATCATGAGGAGGGGAGCGAGCACGCCGCCGGAGGTTCCTGAGCCGAGGGAGAAGGCCCACATGAGCGACTTTGCGAGCAGAATTCCTACGATGAGGCCGATCGTGGGAGTTCCGTGAAGCAGCTCGGCTATGTTGTCGTAGCCGACGCCAAGGCCGCGGGGGAAGAATAGGCCACCGACTCCGATCCCGATGCCGCCGATCGCCGGCCACCACATCCAGTGGAGATGCAGGTGCTCGAACAGATCCTCGAAGGCATACATCATGCGGCTCATGCCTGCCGCAACGAGACCGAGGAGAGCACCGAGGAGGAGAGCGCCGATGACGAAGGAGACGCCATGAGCTCCGGTGATGGCCGGCATGGGAAAGATGGGTCCTGCGCCGAGCCAATAGACTCGGAGGAGCGCCGCTGTGACACTGGCGATGGCTACGGGAACGAGGCTTCGCGGACGCCATTCGAAGAGGAGAAGTTCGACGGCGAGCAGAATGGCTGCCACGGGCGTGGCAAAGGTTGCCGACATGCCCGCTGCCGCACCGGCGACGAGGAGTGTGGTTCTCTCTGCATCGGTGACGTGCATCCATTGGCCGATGAGCGATCCCACGGCACCGCCGGTCATGATGATGGGGCCTTCGGCTCCGAACGGACCACCCGATCCGATCGCGATGGCTGCGGAGAGGGGTTTCAGGAGGGCGATCTTCGGAGCAACTTTAGCGCGATGAAGGAGGATCGCTTCGATGGCTTCCGGGATGCCGTGGCCGCGAATCTTGTCCGAACCGAAGCGCGCCATCACGCCGACGAGCAGGCCACCAAGGATTGGCACCACAACCATCCAATGTCCCAGGGGACTACCGGCGGGAGAGACCGGGGCGAGGCTGAAGCGGTGGTAGTAGAAGATGTTGGTTGAAAATGCGATAGCGCGCAGGAGGACGACGGCGAGCAGGGTGGCGCATACTCCGATGCCGATGGAGACGCCGGAGAGCAGCCAGACCCGTTGATCAACCGTGAAATCTTTGAGAATGGATGGTTCTGACTTCAAGTTTGAGTTCCTTGTCTGAGTGGTGTTTGATGTTGCGTTCCGGCTATTGGTGTTCCGGTCACTTTGAGTTACGTATTCGGGTGAGGGCCTGGATGAGGCTGGGGGCCAGTTCGCGAAGCTGTTGAGCGTGGGCTTCGGAGAGCTGACGAAGCGCCTCCAGGCCCTGCGGGGTGAGTTCGAGCACGACGCGCCTGCGATCATTCTGGTCGTGGGTTCTTCGCACCAGACCTGCCTGCTCGCAGCGTTTGCTGAGTTCGACGGCGGTGTGGTGGCGCAGGCCCATCACCTCGGCGATGTGGGAGATGGTGACCAGGGCGCCGTCCGGGGCGCCGGCGATCTGCAACATAAGCTGGTGCTGTTGCGGCTGCAGGCCTGCTGCGGTGGCGGCCTGCTCGCTGAACTGCAGGAAGCGCCGAATCTCAGATCGGAATTTTGCCAGCAGCTGGATTTCGTTGCGATCGGTTTTTCTGGACACTGGCTTCACTCGAGGAGTATCTTTCACTCTATAAATATCGTAACACGATATTATTTGTGATTAGCTAGTTGTGAAGATAAAGGCGAAATACAGGGGTCTTGACGGATACCGCAGAATGCATCGGCCTGCTGCAACTGAGAGATGTGGCCGCAACCCTCTGCGTCGCCGATACGGCTGCGCGACTTCGGTCGAGAGGACGATTTTTGTGAGGGGAAGAGCGGAGAGGTTGGAGTGTTTGGGTTGGAAGGTACGAACGGTATAGGCGAGTGGAATGTGTCGGG
The nucleotide sequence above comes from Tunturibacter empetritectus. Encoded proteins:
- a CDS encoding chloride channel protein, with protein sequence MKSEPSILKDFTVDQRVWLLSGVSIGIGVCATLLAVVLLRAIAFSTNIFYYHRFSLAPVSPAGSPLGHWMVVVPILGGLLVGVMARFGSDKIRGHGIPEAIEAILLHRAKVAPKIALLKPLSAAIAIGSGGPFGAEGPIIMTGGAVGSLIGQWMHVTDAERTTLLVAGAAAGMSATFATPVAAILLAVELLLFEWRPRSLVPVAIASVTAALLRVYWLGAGPIFPMPAITGAHGVSFVIGALLLGALLGLVAAGMSRMMYAFEDLFEHLHLHWMWWPAIGGIGIGVGGLFFPRGLGVGYDNIAELLHGTPTIGLIVGILLAKSLMWAFSLGSGTSGGVLAPLLMIGGAVGALAGHLTHAPAETQALWALIGMGAMLAGSLGVPLTAILFSLEVTHCLPALLPLATACIASYLITALIMPRSILTEKLARRGYHLTREYGVDPLELVLVREVMSPVVAGATTTRLPVSYSYADATTRGAAELMATEGLETLPVVDRTSGQICGEISLKDLLRGRERSLERESERLRLFDYVPPEQGGHN
- a CDS encoding MarR family winged helix-turn-helix transcriptional regulator; this encodes MSRKTDRNEIQLLAKFRSEIRRFLQFSEQAATAAGLQPQQHQLMLQIAGAPDGALVTISHIAEVMGLRHHTAVELSKRCEQAGLVRRTHDQNDRRRVVLELTPQGLEALRQLSEAHAQQLRELAPSLIQALTRIRNSK